One genomic region from Nocardioides plantarum encodes:
- a CDS encoding succinate dehydrogenase/fumarate reductase iron-sulfur subunit, producing MNLTLKIWRQSGPTAPGAIHTYQVGDVSEDMSFLEMLDHLNEDLNEKGEEPVAFDSDCREGICGSCDLMIDGQAHGPEVTTSCQLHMRSFKDGDSITVEPWRADPFPVIKDLIVDRSAFDRIIQSGGYISANTGSAPEANSVPAPRDKAMRAFNVATCIGCGACVAACPNGSASLFLGAKITHLGELPQGQPERWSRVTAMVAQHDAEGFGGCTNIGECTAACPKEIPLDVISQLNKDFRTAVKNGH from the coding sequence ATGAACCTGACCCTGAAGATCTGGCGGCAGTCCGGCCCCACCGCCCCCGGCGCGATCCACACCTACCAGGTGGGCGACGTCTCGGAGGACATGAGCTTCCTCGAGATGCTCGACCACCTCAACGAGGACCTCAACGAGAAGGGCGAGGAGCCCGTCGCCTTCGACTCCGACTGTCGCGAGGGCATCTGTGGCTCGTGCGACCTGATGATCGACGGCCAGGCCCACGGCCCCGAGGTCACCACGAGCTGCCAGCTGCACATGCGGTCCTTCAAGGACGGCGACTCGATCACCGTCGAGCCGTGGCGCGCCGACCCGTTCCCGGTCATCAAGGACCTCATCGTCGACCGCTCGGCCTTCGACCGGATCATCCAGTCCGGCGGCTACATCTCGGCCAACACCGGCTCCGCGCCCGAGGCCAACTCGGTGCCGGCCCCGCGCGACAAGGCCATGCGTGCCTTCAACGTCGCCACCTGCATCGGCTGCGGCGCCTGCGTGGCGGCCTGCCCCAACGGCTCGGCCTCGCTCTTCCTCGGCGCCAAGATCACCCACCTCGGCGAGCTGCCCCAGGGGCAGCCCGAGCGGTGGTCGCGGGTGACCGCCATGGTCGCCCAGCACGACGCCGAGGGCTTCGGCGGCTGCACCAACATCGGTGAGTGCACCGCGGCCTGCCCCAAGGAGATCCCGCTCGACGTGATCTCGCAGCTCAACAAGGACTTCCGCACCGCGGTCAAGAACGGGCACTGA
- a CDS encoding helix-turn-helix transcriptional regulator has translation MSGQFPTGLASPSGRVLALLERVQERPGLTADQLAAELGVGERTVRRYVGTLQELGIPVTAHRGRVGGYHLEAGYRMAPLMLGTDEAVALTLTMAVLTGRAPDGPPGPAAAALGKLRRALPRAVAERVDDVLAAVVPPERSDRLAPGATPDPSLLATLAAGVVGERVCRIRHGSTTRDVNAYGVAVVRGHLYLHGWCHLRRARRTFRVDRISAADLLAETFRTPSGLDVAAAVETSLATSWEEWTVSVLLHAPLEVVRATIPRWVGVAEPVDATCTRLRLTTRNLDATVLRLSDHTLPMTVEKPAELRDAFARRAVWMAGVGAGGSSVDAVGVSPL, from the coding sequence GTGAGCGGACAGTTCCCGACCGGATTGGCGAGCCCGTCGGGTCGGGTGCTGGCCCTGCTCGAACGCGTCCAGGAACGCCCTGGGCTGACCGCCGACCAGCTCGCCGCCGAGCTCGGCGTGGGGGAGCGCACCGTACGCCGCTACGTCGGCACCCTCCAGGAGCTGGGGATCCCGGTCACCGCCCACCGGGGCCGGGTCGGCGGCTACCACCTCGAGGCCGGCTACCGGATGGCGCCGCTGATGCTCGGCACCGACGAGGCGGTCGCGCTGACGTTGACCATGGCGGTCCTGACCGGTCGGGCTCCCGACGGCCCGCCCGGGCCGGCGGCTGCGGCGCTGGGCAAGCTGCGCCGGGCGCTGCCACGCGCGGTGGCCGAGCGGGTCGACGACGTCCTCGCGGCCGTCGTACCCCCGGAGCGCAGCGACCGGCTCGCCCCCGGCGCCACCCCCGACCCCTCGCTGCTCGCGACGCTGGCCGCGGGGGTGGTGGGCGAGCGGGTCTGCCGGATCCGGCACGGGTCGACCACCCGTGACGTCAACGCCTACGGCGTCGCGGTCGTGCGCGGTCACCTCTACCTGCACGGCTGGTGCCACCTACGCCGCGCGCGACGCACCTTCCGCGTCGACCGGATCAGCGCCGCCGACCTCCTCGCGGAGACCTTCCGTACGCCGTCCGGCCTCGACGTGGCGGCCGCCGTCGAGACCTCGCTCGCCACGAGCTGGGAGGAGTGGACGGTGAGCGTACTGCTCCACGCCCCGCTCGAGGTCGTACGCGCCACGATCCCGAGGTGGGTCGGGGTCGCCGAGCCGGTCGACGCGACCTGCACCCGACTGCGGCTGACCACCCGCAACCTGGACGCCACGGTGCTGCGGCTCTCGGACCACACCCTGCCGATGACGGTCGAGAAGCCCGCCGAGCTGCGTGACGCCTTCGCGCGGCGGGCGGTCTGGATGGCGGGGGTGGGGGCGGGTGGGAGTTCTGTCGATGCGGTGGGAGTTTCACCGCTGTAG
- a CDS encoding isochorismatase family protein produces MTTALIVIDVQEGNTSGAHDRDGVVARIRGLIDRARADDVPVIWIQHEAGPFVPGSDPWQIVEEVRPGAGDPVVAKLYLDAFVETDLRARLDALGVTRLVLCGAATDACVRSTAARSQIEGYDTVLVADGHTTDEGPWDLDLPDGTTVPVGAKEMIAYTNFFVADTEYPGVTTEVVPAADVTW; encoded by the coding sequence ATGACCACGGCACTGATCGTCATCGACGTCCAGGAGGGCAACACCTCCGGCGCCCACGACCGCGACGGCGTCGTCGCCCGCATCCGGGGTCTCATCGACCGGGCGCGAGCCGACGACGTCCCCGTGATCTGGATCCAGCACGAGGCCGGTCCGTTCGTGCCCGGCTCCGACCCGTGGCAGATCGTCGAGGAGGTCCGGCCCGGCGCCGGCGACCCGGTCGTCGCCAAGCTCTACCTCGACGCCTTCGTCGAGACCGACCTGCGGGCGCGCCTCGACGCCCTCGGCGTCACCCGACTCGTGCTGTGCGGCGCGGCGACCGACGCGTGCGTCCGCAGCACCGCCGCCCGCTCCCAGATCGAGGGCTACGACACGGTGCTGGTCGCCGATGGCCACACCACCGACGAGGGTCCGTGGGACCTCGACCTGCCCGACGGCACCACCGTGCCGGTCGGGGCCAAGGAGATGATCGCCTACACCAACTTCTTCGTCGCCGACACCGAGTACCCCGGCGTCACCACCGAGGTGGTGCCGGCGGCCGACGTCACCTGGTGA
- a CDS encoding SCO4848 family membrane protein, with the protein MRFERKHAVLLLGVAVWNVVTFSTFAKNLYAAYDSGEDRPTGYWVAHTVLIVVNFAIAGVLGSLGWKALRASRAAAAAEERTSVTR; encoded by the coding sequence ATGAGGTTCGAACGCAAGCACGCCGTCCTGCTGCTGGGGGTCGCGGTCTGGAACGTCGTCACCTTCAGCACCTTCGCCAAGAACCTCTACGCCGCCTACGACTCCGGCGAGGACCGACCCACGGGCTACTGGGTCGCCCACACGGTGCTCATCGTCGTCAACTTCGCCATCGCGGGCGTGCTCGGCTCGCTGGGCTGGAAGGCGCTGCGGGCCTCGCGCGCCGCTGCGGCTGCCGAGGAGCGGACGTCGGTCACCAGGTGA
- a CDS encoding YihY/virulence factor BrkB family protein, producing MVSVKERLGEAREEHPALDHVLLMNEHYGRVKAGQQAGAVTYFAFLSFFPILALAFFTVGLIAGVYPDARENVVTAIDSVLPGIIGDGESQISIDDVQDFSGLAGVVGLLGVLYAGLGWVSALRDALGVVFETPQREQPSFVKGKLRDLEALVVVGLVLVVAVAVAGFVSGFSEDVLDFLGLGSELGWLVRLLAIVLGLAANALLFYALFKLLAEPDPPSRSLWSGALLGAVGFEVLKQLSGLLLGSTKGQPAFQAFGIALILLVWINYFSRLVLYAATWAYTTPAAIALRQGAPADPVQGPATPDLTELPAIVTAGNETAAARRTWPAPFAAGSAVTLAVVAFLRRNKP from the coding sequence ATGGTCTCGGTGAAGGAGCGGCTGGGCGAGGCGCGCGAGGAGCACCCCGCCCTCGACCACGTGCTGCTGATGAACGAGCACTACGGCCGGGTCAAGGCGGGCCAGCAGGCCGGGGCCGTCACCTACTTCGCGTTCTTGTCGTTCTTCCCGATCCTGGCCCTGGCGTTCTTCACCGTCGGGCTCATCGCCGGCGTCTACCCCGACGCCCGCGAGAACGTCGTCACCGCGATCGACTCGGTCCTGCCCGGCATCATCGGCGACGGCGAGAGCCAGATCTCGATCGACGACGTGCAGGACTTCTCCGGGCTGGCCGGCGTCGTCGGTCTCCTCGGTGTCCTGTACGCCGGTCTCGGCTGGGTCTCGGCGCTGCGCGACGCGCTCGGTGTCGTCTTCGAGACCCCGCAGCGCGAGCAGCCGTCGTTCGTCAAGGGCAAGCTGCGCGACCTCGAGGCGCTCGTGGTCGTGGGCCTGGTCCTGGTCGTCGCGGTGGCCGTCGCTGGGTTCGTCTCCGGGTTCTCCGAGGACGTGCTGGACTTCCTGGGCCTGGGCTCCGAGCTGGGCTGGCTGGTCAGGCTGCTGGCGATCGTCCTCGGCCTGGCCGCCAACGCCCTGCTCTTCTACGCGCTGTTCAAGCTGCTCGCCGAGCCCGACCCGCCGTCGCGGTCGCTGTGGTCGGGCGCGCTCCTCGGCGCGGTCGGCTTCGAGGTGCTCAAGCAGCTCTCGGGGTTGCTGCTGGGCTCGACGAAGGGCCAGCCGGCCTTCCAGGCGTTCGGCATCGCGCTGATCCTGCTGGTCTGGATCAACTACTTCTCCCGCCTCGTGCTCTACGCCGCCACGTGGGCCTACACGACGCCGGCGGCGATCGCGCTGCGTCAGGGGGCGCCCGCCGACCCGGTCCAGGGCCCGGCCACCCCCGACCTCACCGAGCTCCCCGCGATCGTCACCGCTGGCAACGAGACAGCCGCGGCGCGTCGTACGTGGCCGGCGCCGTTCGCCGCCGGCAGCGCGGTCACCCTGGCCGTGGTCGCCTTCCTGCGGAGGAACAAGCCATGA
- a CDS encoding 2'-5' RNA ligase family protein, which produces MPTIGVAVAIPEPWASELQDYRTTVGDLTATMIPTHITLVPPVEIDDELAVVEEHLAETASQIATFDVHLRGTGTFRPVSPVVFVSLVEGISQCEQLADAVRRGPLDVALDFPYHPHVTVAHHLPDDRLDLAFSELAAFECQFTVSDFHLYVHDHERGWRPSRDFALARG; this is translated from the coding sequence ATGCCGACGATCGGAGTGGCCGTCGCGATCCCCGAGCCGTGGGCGTCCGAGCTGCAGGACTACCGCACCACCGTCGGCGACCTCACCGCGACGATGATCCCGACCCACATCACGCTGGTCCCGCCCGTCGAGATCGACGACGAGCTCGCCGTCGTCGAGGAGCACCTCGCCGAGACGGCGTCCCAGATCGCCACGTTCGACGTGCACCTGCGCGGCACGGGCACGTTCCGTCCCGTCTCGCCGGTGGTGTTCGTCAGCCTGGTCGAGGGCATCTCCCAGTGCGAGCAGCTCGCCGACGCCGTACGCCGCGGACCGCTCGACGTCGCGCTCGACTTCCCCTACCACCCCCACGTCACGGTGGCCCACCACCTGCCCGACGACCGCCTCGACCTGGCGTTCTCCGAGCTGGCCGCGTTCGAGTGCCAGTTCACCGTCTCCGACTTCCACCTCTACGTCCACGACCACGAGCGCGGTTGGCGACCCTCGCGCGACTTCGCCCTGGCCCGAGGCTGA
- the trpS gene encoding tryptophan--tRNA ligase — translation MSATTQPEVSVPTLAAGGARPRVLSGIQPTADSFHFGNYLGALRQWVDLQRDHQPFFFIADLHAITVEQDPKVLRERTLRAAAQLLAMGIDPARSAIFVQSQVPEHAQLGWVLQCLTGFGEARRMTQFKDKSAKGGEGAASVGLFTYPVLQAADILLYRPHYVPVGEDQRQHLELTRDLAQRFNHRYKKTFRLPEPYILKATAKIADLQDPTSKMSKSASSPAGIVEMLDQPSVSAKKIRSAVTDSEAEIRFDPETKPGISNLLTIFSALSGTTVTDLEQEYAGQGYGALKGDLADAVVTFVTPFRDRTLELLDDQAYLSEVLRQGAEQAGDVARTTLRDVYQRVGFVAPAQR, via the coding sequence ATGTCTGCGACCACCCAGCCCGAGGTCAGTGTGCCCACGCTGGCGGCGGGAGGGGCGCGGCCCCGTGTCCTGTCCGGGATCCAGCCCACCGCCGACTCGTTCCACTTCGGCAACTACCTCGGCGCGCTGCGACAGTGGGTCGACCTCCAGCGCGACCACCAGCCGTTCTTCTTCATCGCCGACCTGCACGCCATCACGGTCGAGCAGGACCCCAAGGTGCTGCGCGAGCGCACCCTGCGCGCCGCCGCCCAGCTGCTGGCCATGGGCATCGACCCCGCCCGCTCGGCGATCTTCGTGCAGAGCCAGGTTCCCGAGCACGCCCAGCTCGGCTGGGTGCTGCAGTGCCTGACCGGCTTCGGCGAGGCGCGTCGGATGACGCAGTTCAAGGACAAGTCGGCCAAGGGCGGCGAGGGTGCCGCGTCGGTCGGGCTGTTCACCTACCCGGTGCTGCAGGCCGCCGACATCCTGCTCTACCGCCCGCACTACGTGCCGGTCGGCGAGGACCAGCGCCAGCACCTCGAGCTCACCCGCGACCTGGCCCAGCGCTTCAACCACCGCTACAAGAAGACCTTCCGGCTGCCCGAGCCCTACATCCTCAAGGCGACCGCCAAGATCGCCGACCTGCAGGACCCCACGTCGAAGATGTCGAAGTCGGCGTCCTCCCCGGCCGGCATCGTCGAGATGCTCGACCAGCCCTCGGTCAGCGCCAAGAAGATCCGCTCCGCGGTCACCGACAGTGAGGCCGAGATCCGCTTCGACCCCGAGACCAAGCCCGGCATCAGCAACCTGCTCACCATCTTCTCGGCGCTGTCCGGCACCACCGTGACCGACCTCGAGCAGGAGTACGCCGGTCAGGGCTACGGTGCGCTCAAGGGCGACCTGGCCGACGCGGTGGTCACCTTCGTGACGCCGTTCCGCGACCGCACGCTCGAGCTCCTCGACGACCAGGCCTACCTGAGCGAGGTGCTGCGCCAGGGCGCCGAGCAGGCCGGCGACGTGGCTCGGACCACGCTCAGGGACGTCTACCAGCGGGTGGGCTTCGTGGCCCCCGCGCAGCGCTAG
- a CDS encoding maleylpyruvate isomerase family mycothiol-dependent enzyme has product MPTDLTFSQHLAGLHTAMLELARHAGRSGLDVPVPSCPEWTVRRLVGHQGAVHRWAAASFRGEDLEWTPIEKAGRSSSDPVEWLRDGAIALVRTLVEAADDADAPVFLHDAAPPKRFWARRQCHETTIHAADVLGAALGRPARAEETWVTPDVALDGVDELLLGFVPRSTSPLRSAEPVRVAVRPTDAARSYSVLVTDEAPVTTRHDDGDAPGDLVVEGTSAQLYLWLWNRTDELDSDATDLWRTMIVT; this is encoded by the coding sequence GTGCCCACCGACCTGACGTTCTCCCAGCACCTGGCGGGCCTCCACACGGCCATGCTCGAGCTGGCCCGCCACGCCGGCCGGTCCGGCCTCGACGTGCCGGTCCCGTCCTGCCCGGAGTGGACCGTACGCCGCCTCGTCGGCCACCAGGGGGCCGTGCACCGCTGGGCGGCTGCGTCGTTCCGCGGCGAGGACCTGGAGTGGACGCCGATCGAGAAGGCCGGGCGCAGCAGCAGCGACCCTGTCGAGTGGCTGCGCGACGGGGCGATCGCGCTGGTCCGGACCCTGGTCGAGGCGGCGGACGACGCTGACGCCCCGGTCTTCCTGCACGACGCTGCCCCGCCCAAGCGCTTCTGGGCGCGGCGGCAGTGCCACGAGACGACCATCCACGCCGCCGACGTGCTGGGCGCCGCGCTCGGACGGCCGGCCCGGGCCGAGGAGACCTGGGTGACCCCCGACGTCGCCCTCGACGGGGTCGACGAGCTGCTGCTCGGCTTCGTCCCGCGCTCCACGTCGCCCCTGCGCTCCGCCGAGCCGGTGCGGGTCGCCGTACGCCCCACGGACGCGGCGCGCTCCTACTCCGTGCTGGTGACCGACGAGGCGCCGGTGACCACCCGGCACGACGACGGCGACGCGCCCGGCGACCTGGTCGTCGAGGGCACGTCGGCCCAGCTCTACCTGTGGCTCTGGAACCGCACCGACGAGCTCGACAGCGACGCCACCGACCTGTGGCGCACGATGATCGTGACCTGA
- a CDS encoding GNAT family N-acetyltransferase, with protein MDVPILTDGTVTLRALDDRDLAGVLEQCLDPVSIEWTQVPVPFGLADAVEFVDVIAPGAWADGSQWIFCVDAVLPDGSRYAGNIALRDEGHGRAEIAYGAHPAARGTGVMEAGLRLLLEWGFTQQGLQTVVWRATVGNWASRKLAWRLGFSLDGVLRHSHVSRGELVDAWVGTLLVDEPREPSGRWLSVPVLEGGGLRLRPFVDDDLPRVVEACSDERTQQWLGRMPAPYTASSAQAWMAANTEKQATGRSVTWAITDPADDVALGSIEVFDIAPEDAEIGYWSHPDARGRGVMTGALHLVTDWAFAELGLGRVRAFAAVGNAASRHVIEAAGFRQTGVERLGTVLRTGLADVAIYDVLAEEWSRR; from the coding sequence ATGGACGTCCCCATCCTCACCGACGGCACCGTGACCCTGCGGGCGCTCGACGACCGCGACCTGGCCGGGGTGCTCGAGCAGTGCCTCGACCCGGTGTCGATCGAGTGGACGCAGGTGCCGGTGCCGTTCGGGCTGGCCGACGCCGTCGAGTTCGTCGACGTGATCGCACCCGGCGCCTGGGCCGACGGGTCGCAGTGGATCTTCTGCGTCGACGCGGTGCTGCCCGACGGCTCGCGCTACGCCGGCAACATCGCCCTGCGCGACGAGGGCCACGGCCGCGCCGAGATCGCGTACGGCGCGCACCCGGCCGCCCGCGGCACCGGGGTCATGGAGGCCGGGCTCCGGCTGCTGCTCGAGTGGGGCTTCACGCAGCAGGGCCTGCAGACCGTCGTGTGGCGGGCCACCGTCGGCAACTGGGCCTCACGCAAGCTCGCGTGGCGCCTCGGGTTCAGCCTCGACGGCGTGCTGCGGCACTCCCACGTCTCACGCGGCGAGCTCGTCGACGCCTGGGTGGGCACCCTGCTGGTCGACGAGCCACGGGAGCCGTCCGGGCGGTGGCTGTCGGTGCCCGTGCTGGAGGGAGGCGGCCTGCGCCTGCGGCCCTTCGTCGACGACGACCTGCCACGGGTCGTCGAGGCGTGCTCCGACGAGCGCACCCAGCAGTGGCTGGGGCGGATGCCGGCGCCCTACACCGCGTCGAGCGCGCAGGCCTGGATGGCCGCCAACACCGAGAAGCAGGCGACCGGGCGATCGGTCACCTGGGCGATCACCGACCCGGCCGACGACGTGGCACTCGGGTCGATCGAGGTCTTCGACATCGCGCCCGAGGACGCCGAGATCGGCTACTGGTCGCACCCCGACGCCCGTGGCCGGGGAGTGATGACCGGCGCGCTGCACCTCGTCACCGACTGGGCGTTCGCCGAGCTCGGATTGGGCCGCGTGCGTGCGTTCGCCGCCGTCGGCAACGCTGCGTCACGTCACGTGATCGAGGCGGCCGGGTTCCGCCAGACCGGTGTCGAACGTCTCGGCACCGTCCTGCGCACCGGCCTCGCCGACGTGGCGATCTACGACGTGCTGGCGGAGGAGTGGTCGCGCCGCTGA
- a CDS encoding MFS transporter translates to MTTAPTEPGTTDAADPADRADRADRADRADRAEPSVRTPHFVLAVLALALGGFAIGTTEFVTMGLIREIAGGVRVSIPSAGHVISAYAVGVVVGAPLLAFFGAKLPRRALLVGLMAAYAVFNAFSAVATSFHWLLLARFLDGLPHGAYFGVASLVAADLAAPGRKGRAVASVMLGLSVANVVGVPGATWLGQHLGWRSAYWAVAALSLATVVMLWAFVPSLPGNADATGRRELAALRKPQVWLTLLAGAIGFGGMFAVFSYVAPTVTEAGGLGDGAVPVFLLVFGLGMVAGTWVAGELADWSVFRALILGSGGMGLALVAWFLLAPTGWGLLPIAFLVTALGSVLVVNLQLRLMDVAGDAQTLGAAMNHASLNVANALGAWLGGLVIAAGYGYRAPALVGIGLSATGLVVVLVSLALQRRDHSSASTS, encoded by the coding sequence ATGACCACCGCCCCCACCGAGCCAGGCACCACCGACGCAGCCGACCCGGCCGACCGGGCCGACCGGGCCGACCGGGCCGACCGGGCCGACCGGGCCGAGCCGTCGGTGCGCACGCCGCACTTCGTCCTCGCCGTGCTGGCGCTGGCGCTGGGCGGCTTCGCCATCGGCACCACGGAGTTCGTGACGATGGGCCTGATCCGCGAGATCGCGGGCGGGGTGCGGGTGTCGATCCCCAGCGCCGGACACGTGATCTCGGCGTACGCCGTCGGGGTCGTGGTCGGGGCTCCGCTGCTGGCGTTCTTCGGCGCCAAGCTGCCGCGTCGTGCCCTGCTGGTCGGGCTGATGGCGGCGTACGCCGTCTTCAACGCGTTCAGCGCGGTCGCGACGAGCTTCCACTGGCTGCTGCTGGCCCGGTTCCTCGACGGGCTGCCGCACGGCGCCTACTTCGGGGTCGCGTCCCTGGTCGCCGCCGACCTCGCGGCTCCGGGCCGCAAGGGTCGGGCCGTGGCGTCGGTGATGCTCGGACTGTCGGTCGCCAACGTGGTCGGGGTGCCCGGTGCCACCTGGCTGGGTCAGCACCTCGGCTGGCGCTCGGCGTACTGGGCGGTCGCGGCACTGTCGCTGGCCACCGTCGTGATGCTGTGGGCGTTCGTCCCCTCGCTCCCCGGCAACGCCGACGCGACCGGCCGCCGCGAGCTCGCCGCACTCCGCAAGCCGCAGGTCTGGCTGACGCTCCTGGCCGGCGCGATCGGCTTCGGCGGCATGTTCGCCGTCTTCTCCTACGTCGCCCCGACGGTCACCGAGGCCGGCGGGCTGGGCGACGGTGCGGTCCCGGTGTTCCTGCTGGTCTTCGGCCTCGGCATGGTCGCCGGCACCTGGGTCGCCGGTGAGCTGGCCGACTGGTCGGTGTTCCGCGCGCTGATTCTCGGCTCCGGGGGGATGGGCCTGGCGCTGGTCGCGTGGTTCCTCCTCGCGCCGACCGGGTGGGGGCTGCTGCCGATCGCCTTCCTCGTCACCGCGCTCGGCTCGGTGCTCGTGGTCAACCTCCAGCTGCGGCTGATGGACGTCGCCGGTGACGCGCAGACCCTCGGCGCCGCGATGAACCACGCGAGCCTCAACGTCGCCAACGCCCTGGGTGCGTGGCTCGGTGGCCTGGTGATCGCGGCCGGCTACGGCTACCGGGCGCCGGCGCTGGTCGGCATCGGGCTGTCGGCCACCGGCCTGGTCGTGGTCCTCGTGTCACTCGCGCTTCAGCGGCGCGACCACTCCTCCGCCAGCACGTCGTAG
- a CDS encoding SRPBCC family protein produces the protein MTDDKRITVSRTIDAPTTAVFDVLSNPARHAELDGSGFVIGDDRSDRITGTGQKFTMNMSGDHMGGDYQTDNHVIGYDENKLLAWKTAPAGAEPPGWEWVWELKAEGPDSTHVTLVYDWSNVTDKDLLAKLSFPLVPQEALEASLGNLASAVAG, from the coding sequence ATGACCGACGACAAGAGGATCACCGTCAGCCGCACCATCGACGCGCCGACGACCGCCGTGTTCGACGTGCTCTCCAACCCCGCTCGCCACGCCGAGCTCGACGGGTCAGGGTTCGTGATCGGCGACGACCGCTCCGACCGGATCACCGGCACCGGGCAGAAGTTCACGATGAACATGAGCGGCGACCACATGGGCGGCGACTACCAGACCGACAACCACGTCATCGGCTACGACGAGAACAAGCTGCTGGCCTGGAAGACCGCGCCGGCCGGCGCCGAGCCGCCCGGCTGGGAGTGGGTCTGGGAGCTCAAGGCCGAGGGGCCCGACTCGACCCACGTGACCCTGGTCTACGACTGGAGCAACGTGACCGACAAGGACCTGCTCGCCAAGCTCAGCTTCCCGCTGGTCCCGCAGGAGGCCCTCGAGGCGTCCCTCGGCAACCTCGCCTCGGCGGTCGCCGGCTGA
- a CDS encoding SDR family NAD(P)-dependent oxidoreductase gives MDLDGARTLVAGASGALGGRLADALHERGARVVVGGRRRDSLDALADRFGTQPVLFDAVDGDSCRRAVDEAVDQLGGLDLLVVAVGVAAFGPAAEADAAVVDELFAVNVLGPMSLVRAAAPALEDSDRGRVAVLSAILADLPTNQMGEYSATKAALSAWLGVLRRENRRGFGVLDVRPPHLDTGLETRALAGSPPPLPESWPAGEVVDAVVAALADDTRVLGWDPKLKQLVSRAA, from the coding sequence ATGGACCTCGACGGGGCACGAACACTGGTGGCGGGCGCGAGCGGCGCCCTGGGTGGTCGCCTGGCGGACGCACTGCACGAGCGTGGGGCGCGGGTGGTGGTCGGCGGGCGCCGACGTGACTCGCTCGACGCTCTCGCGGACCGCTTCGGCACGCAGCCGGTGCTCTTCGACGCCGTCGACGGCGACTCGTGCCGCCGTGCGGTCGACGAGGCGGTCGATCAGCTCGGCGGCCTCGACCTGCTGGTGGTCGCGGTCGGCGTCGCCGCGTTCGGGCCGGCCGCCGAGGCAGACGCGGCGGTCGTGGACGAGCTGTTCGCCGTCAACGTGCTCGGCCCGATGTCGCTCGTGCGGGCCGCGGCGCCCGCGCTGGAGGACAGCGACCGTGGGCGGGTCGCGGTGCTGTCCGCGATCCTGGCGGACCTGCCGACCAACCAGATGGGCGAGTACTCCGCCACCAAGGCCGCCCTGTCCGCCTGGCTCGGGGTGCTGCGCCGCGAGAACCGCCGGGGCTTCGGCGTGCTCGACGTCCGCCCTCCCCACCTCGACACCGGGCTCGAGACCCGAGCCCTGGCCGGCTCCCCTCCCCCGCTGCCCGAGTCGTGGCCGGCGGGCGAGGTGGTCGACGCCGTCGTGGCCGCGCTGGCCGACGACACCCGGGTGCTCGGGTGGGACCCGAAGCTGAAGCAGCTGGTCAGCAGAGCTGCTTGA